In Luteimonas viscosa, the following proteins share a genomic window:
- a CDS encoding class I SAM-dependent methyltransferase has translation MSSFNDPDAVARYLEGPIAKVPGLAALHRMAELLLAEVVPDDGRMLVLGAGGGLELKAFAVARPGWRLVGVDPSAAMLGLAEETLGTLAPGIQLIEGYIDDAPETTFDGAACLLTLHFLSPEARLHTLRELRRRLRPGAPLVVAHHSFDTSEAGKTRWLRRYAAFASPSGRLAPGADAANAAMRERLPVMSPEAEVRLLEQAGFEGIELFYAGFTFRGWVGYRV, from the coding sequence ATGTCCTCGTTCAACGATCCCGATGCAGTCGCCAGGTATCTCGAAGGACCCATCGCCAAAGTGCCCGGACTGGCGGCGCTGCACCGGATGGCGGAGCTGCTGCTGGCGGAGGTCGTGCCCGACGACGGCCGCATGCTGGTGCTCGGCGCGGGCGGTGGGCTGGAGCTCAAGGCGTTCGCCGTGGCACGCCCGGGCTGGCGGCTGGTGGGCGTCGATCCCTCGGCTGCGATGCTCGGGCTGGCGGAAGAGACGCTGGGCACGCTGGCACCCGGGATTCAACTCATCGAGGGCTATATCGATGACGCGCCCGAAACCACGTTCGATGGCGCGGCCTGCCTGCTGACCCTGCACTTCCTGTCGCCGGAAGCGCGCCTGCACACACTGCGCGAACTCCGGCGACGACTGCGACCCGGCGCGCCGCTCGTGGTCGCGCACCACAGTTTCGATACCAGCGAAGCGGGCAAGACCCGCTGGCTCCGGCGCTACGCCGCGTTCGCATCGCCGTCCGGTCGCCTGGCGCCTGGGGCGGACGCGGCGAACGCGGCGATGCGCGAACGGCTGCCGGTCATGTCGCCCGAGGCGGAGGTCCGCCTGCTCGAACAAGCGGGTTTCGAGGGGATCGAGTTGTTCTATGCCGGATTCACGTTCCGCGGGTGGGTCGGGTATCGCGTGTGA